The following proteins come from a genomic window of Sphaerisporangium rubeum:
- a CDS encoding anthranilate synthase component I translates to MDTSGYTTAGGIGVEVTTADVPETVLDEIVASLGEHRGGVLSSGMEYPGRYSRWHLAYTDPVLEIVARGRVIGARALNERGRVVLPVVTSCLLAAGKPTSEPTADQVEVHVPESEEILPEEMRSRRPTVFTAIREVIAAFAGVDEHLGLYGAFGYDLAFQFEPIRQALTRAADQRDLVLHLPDRVMVVDRKRETSREYRYEFTVDGVSTHGLPRTGESVPLPPVPGEIPPGPRPGGYAEVVEAAKAKFKRGDLFEVVPGQVFHGPCADPVAFYRSLRHSNPAPYEFLFNLGEGEHLVGASPEMYVRVQADRVETCPISGTIARGANPVEDAEAIRTLLSSTKEESELTMCTDVDRNDKSRICVPGSVQVIGRRQIEMYSRLIHTVDHIEGRLRPGFDALDAFLTHMWAVTVTGAPKTWAMQFIEDHEATARRWYGGAVGYLGFDGSMNTGLTLRTAQIRDGVATVRAGATLLYDSDPAAEERETELKASALLGALADVGTPAAVTPAPAAERPGEGMKVLLVDHEDSFVNTLADYFRQQGAEVLTLRHGFPRAMLDDAAPDLVVLSPGPGWPSDFGCAGLIDDLYERGLPVFGVCLGLQAMVEQAGGTLELLGYPEHGKRGKVGRVGGSSMLDGLPGEFTAARYHSLHAKTPGVRGFTVTAVTLDGAVMAIEDDANRRYAVQFHPESILTTEGSAGARVVANVLRLCRRAPVTAD, encoded by the coding sequence GTGGACACCAGCGGATATACCACCGCCGGAGGCATCGGCGTCGAAGTGACGACGGCCGACGTGCCGGAGACGGTGCTCGATGAGATCGTCGCCTCCCTCGGGGAGCATCGCGGCGGCGTGCTCTCCTCGGGCATGGAGTACCCCGGCCGGTACAGCCGGTGGCACCTGGCCTACACCGACCCGGTGCTCGAGATCGTCGCGCGGGGCCGGGTCATCGGCGCTCGCGCGCTCAACGAACGCGGCCGTGTCGTGCTGCCGGTCGTCACCTCCTGCCTGCTCGCCGCGGGCAAGCCCACCTCCGAGCCGACCGCCGACCAGGTCGAGGTCCACGTGCCGGAGTCGGAGGAGATCCTTCCCGAGGAGATGCGCAGCAGGCGGCCCACCGTCTTCACCGCCATCCGCGAGGTGATCGCCGCGTTCGCCGGCGTGGACGAGCACCTCGGCCTGTACGGCGCGTTCGGCTACGACCTGGCCTTCCAGTTCGAGCCGATCCGCCAGGCGCTCACCCGCGCCGCCGACCAGCGCGACCTGGTGCTCCACCTGCCCGACCGCGTCATGGTGGTCGACCGCAAGCGGGAGACCAGCCGGGAGTACCGCTACGAGTTCACCGTCGACGGCGTCTCCACCCACGGCCTGCCGCGCACCGGCGAGTCGGTGCCGCTTCCCCCCGTCCCCGGCGAGATCCCGCCGGGACCGAGGCCCGGCGGCTACGCCGAGGTCGTGGAGGCCGCCAAGGCCAAGTTCAAGCGCGGCGACCTGTTCGAGGTGGTGCCGGGCCAGGTGTTCCACGGGCCGTGCGCCGACCCGGTGGCGTTCTACCGCTCGCTGCGGCACAGCAACCCCGCTCCGTACGAGTTCCTGTTCAACCTCGGTGAGGGCGAGCACCTGGTGGGGGCCTCACCCGAGATGTACGTGCGCGTTCAGGCCGACCGGGTGGAGACCTGCCCGATCTCCGGCACCATCGCGCGCGGCGCCAACCCCGTCGAGGACGCCGAGGCCATCCGCACGCTGCTCAGCTCCACCAAGGAGGAGTCCGAGCTGACCATGTGCACCGACGTGGACCGCAACGACAAGTCCCGCATCTGCGTGCCGGGCAGCGTGCAGGTCATCGGCAGGCGCCAGATCGAGATGTACTCGCGCCTCATCCACACCGTCGACCACATCGAGGGCCGGCTGCGTCCCGGATTCGACGCGCTCGACGCCTTCCTCACCCACATGTGGGCCGTGACCGTCACCGGCGCGCCGAAGACCTGGGCCATGCAGTTCATCGAGGACCACGAGGCCACCGCGCGCCGCTGGTACGGCGGGGCCGTCGGCTACCTCGGGTTCGACGGGTCGATGAACACCGGGCTCACCCTGCGCACCGCGCAGATCCGCGACGGGGTGGCCACCGTGCGCGCCGGCGCCACCTTGCTGTACGACTCCGACCCCGCGGCCGAGGAACGCGAGACCGAGCTGAAGGCCAGCGCGCTGCTCGGCGCGCTCGCCGACGTCGGCACCCCGGCGGCCGTGACCCCCGCGCCGGCGGCCGAGCGGCCGGGGGAGGGCATGAAGGTCCTGCTCGTCGACCACGAGGACTCCTTCGTCAACACCCTCGCCGACTACTTCCGTCAGCAAGGGGCCGAGGTGCTCACCCTGCGGCACGGCTTCCCGCGCGCCATGCTGGACGACGCCGCACCTGATCTGGTCGTGCTGTCCCCCGGCCCCGGCTGGCCCTCCGACTTCGGCTGCGCCGGCCTGATCGATGACCTGTACGAGCGCGGGCTGCCGGTCTTCGGGGTGTGCCTCGGGCTGCAGGCCATGGTCGAGCAGGCCGGCGGCACGCTGGAACTGCTCGGCTACCCCGAGCACGGCAAACGCGGCAAGGTCGGCCGTGTCGGCGGCAGCTCCATGCTGGACGGCCTGCCGGGTGAGTTCACCGCCGCGCGCTACCACTCGCTGCACGCCAAGACCCCCGGCGTGCGCGGCTTCACCGTGACCGCCGTCACCCTCGACGGCGCCGTCATGGCCATCGAGGACGACGCCAACCGCCGCTACGCCGTGCAGTT